One part of the Cyanobacterium sp. T60_A2020_053 genome encodes these proteins:
- the sppA gene encoding signal peptide peptidase SppA, which yields MKQFLKQTLASFIGSVAGLLFLFALSTGGLFLFIMALMLSSNNPQIENQSVLVFDLSSQITDSNNQRPLPAFLNPESSNNLSLRQVINAINKGAEDKKISALFLDGSKGNINLGYGSLAELKTALENFKSSGKKIITYHNSISEKDYYLSSIADEINLNPLGALEMNGLSTSQLFFASALDKYGIGVQVIRVGKYKSAVEPFTRDNYSTENREQTKELLTNLWDSYLNEVSENNGLTSQNINNIADSFGIIEAKKAQELKLIDKTAYIDEIRDDFRTITNTEKDNFPQVTIKQYLSRTTTNQGAENKIAILYLEGNIVDGEGNIGEVGGLRTVAEIKKIREDENIKGVIVRINSPGGSALASELIARELDITAQEKPIVISMADVAASGGYWIATSGEKIFANDGTITGSIGVFGLLFNLENLTKNNGINSDVIKTNQLADLSNNFRSKNPQEIAVYQESVNQIYDLFLERVAKARNLSIQEVNNIAQGRVWLGNNAQEIGLVDDIGGLESAINYLTEKLTLGDNYEIKEYPELRNWENELLTAIENTDLAQNKLDSIAIFNQIWEYNSDLDLANILKKPNRVYSILPFKFDIN from the coding sequence ATGAAACAATTTTTAAAACAAACTTTAGCTAGTTTTATCGGTAGTGTTGCTGGTTTATTATTTCTTTTTGCCCTCAGCACTGGGGGTTTATTTTTGTTTATTATGGCTTTAATGTTAAGTAGTAATAATCCTCAAATTGAAAATCAATCGGTATTAGTTTTTGATCTTAGCAGTCAAATTACTGATAGTAATAACCAGCGCCCTCTCCCTGCTTTTCTTAACCCTGAAAGTAGCAACAATCTTAGTTTAAGACAAGTTATTAACGCTATTAATAAGGGTGCGGAAGATAAGAAAATTTCGGCTTTATTCTTAGATGGTAGTAAGGGTAATATTAATTTAGGTTATGGTAGTTTAGCAGAATTGAAAACAGCTTTAGAAAACTTTAAAAGTAGCGGTAAAAAAATTATTACTTATCATAATTCTATTTCAGAAAAAGATTATTATTTAAGTTCTATTGCCGACGAAATTAATCTCAATCCCTTGGGGGCTTTAGAGATGAATGGTTTAAGCACTTCACAATTATTTTTTGCCTCTGCTTTAGATAAATATGGTATTGGGGTACAAGTAATTAGAGTGGGCAAATATAAATCAGCAGTAGAACCTTTTACTAGAGATAATTATAGCACAGAAAATAGAGAACAAACTAAAGAGTTATTAACTAATTTATGGGATTCATACTTAAATGAAGTCAGCGAAAATAATGGTTTAACATCTCAAAATATTAACAACATTGCCGATAGTTTTGGTATTATTGAAGCCAAAAAAGCACAAGAATTAAAATTAATTGATAAGACTGCTTATATTGACGAAATTAGAGATGATTTTAGAACGATTACTAACACTGAAAAAGACAATTTTCCTCAAGTTACTATTAAACAATATCTCAGTCGAACCACAACCAATCAAGGGGCAGAAAATAAAATCGCCATTCTTTATTTAGAGGGTAATATCGTTGATGGAGAAGGTAATATTGGCGAAGTCGGTGGATTACGCACCGTTGCGGAAATCAAAAAAATTCGAGAAGATGAGAATATTAAAGGGGTAATAGTGAGGATTAATAGCCCGGGGGGAAGTGCGCTGGCATCAGAATTAATTGCCAGAGAATTAGATATAACAGCCCAAGAAAAACCAATCGTTATTTCTATGGCTGATGTGGCAGCTTCTGGTGGTTATTGGATTGCCACATCGGGAGAAAAAATATTTGCTAATGACGGCACAATTACGGGTTCAATTGGTGTTTTTGGTTTACTATTTAATTTAGAAAATCTTACTAAAAATAATGGCATTAATAGTGACGTTATTAAAACTAATCAGTTAGCAGATTTAAGTAATAATTTTCGCTCTAAAAATCCTCAAGAAATAGCCGTTTATCAAGAAAGTGTTAATCAAATTTATGATCTTTTTTTAGAAAGAGTGGCAAAGGCTCGTAATTTGAGTATTCAAGAGGTTAATAATATTGCTCAAGGTCGAGTTTGGTTAGGAAATAATGCCCAAGAAATTGGTTTAGTTGATGATATTGGTGGTTTAGAAAGTGCCATTAATTATCTTACAGAAAAACTTACTTTAGGAGATAATTATGAGATTAAAGAATATCCAGAGTTAAGAAACTGGGAGAATGAGTTATTAACCGCTATTGAAAATACTGATTTAGCTCAAAATAAATTAGATTCTATCGCTATTTTTAACCAAATTTGGGAGTATAATTCTGATTTAGATTTAGCTAATATTCTGAAAAAACCTAATCGAGTTTATAGCATTTTACCTTTTAAATTTGACATTAATTAG
- the pruA gene encoding L-glutamate gamma-semialdehyde dehydrogenase, with translation MVASVSKASIYEPKTREIALELIQTTRQKGNIFSKLKEQMQFDDKLMNWTMSNPGLRVQLFRFIDALPALQSNSEIARHLQQYLTTDEVELPGALKTILNFSEPNSPPAHLASATITKAVETLAYKYISGETIKEVIKAVEKMRKEKMAFTIDLLGEAVITEVEAQSYLQNYLDLITELSQQAQKWSNIPEIDQADGQNLPKVQVSVKLTAFYSQFDPVDPEGSKEIVYQRTKQLLRHAEKYGAAVHFDMEQYAYKDVTIALLQELLMEEEFKQRTDIGVTIQGYLRDSMNDLQSWLDWAKKRGNPITVRLVKGAYWDQETIKSQQNHWQQPVFNQKAETDVNYENLTRLLLENHQYLKGAIASHNVRTQAHAIAIAETLQIPRSRFECQILYGMGETLAKAIVKRGHRVRVYSPYGRLLPGMAYLIRRLLENTANSSFLRQNSEEKPVDELIAPPQVLESLPSFKNQQFPGAPDTDYGREDNLNKAREALQTVKNQLGKTYLPLINGEYVETESYIDSVNPSNPREIVGKIGLISIAQADEAMASAKEAFKTWSKTPVRIRAGILRKAGEIMETRRHELTAWMCYEVGKIIKEGDPEISEAIDFCRYYADEMERLDQGYNYDVAGENDRYFYQPKGIALIISPWNFPFAIATGMTVGALVAGNCALLKPAATSTVIGAKIAEILVEAGIPAGVFQYIPGKGSVVGDYLVKHPDIHLIAFTGSREVGCKIYADASIVQPKQKHLKRVIAEMGGKNAIIIDESADLDQGVAGVVQSAFGFSGQKCSACSRVIVLKPVYDAFVERLIGAVESINVGDAQNPSTKVGPVIDDSARRRILEYIEQGKKEATLAFQGETPENGYFVPPTVFKDVTPDATIAQEEIFGPVLAVIKAENFDDALAIANGTDYALTGGLYSRTPAHIDRAYREFEVGNVYINRGITGAIVARQPFGGFKLSGVGSKAGGPDYLLQFLEPRVVTENIQRQGFAPIEGADY, from the coding sequence ATGGTAGCTTCAGTTAGTAAGGCTTCAATCTACGAGCCAAAAACTAGGGAAATTGCTCTGGAATTAATCCAGACTACGAGACAGAAAGGTAATATTTTTAGTAAGCTCAAAGAGCAAATGCAATTTGATGACAAATTGATGAATTGGACCATGAGTAACCCCGGATTGCGGGTACAACTGTTCAGATTCATTGATGCGTTACCTGCATTACAAAGTAATTCAGAAATAGCGCGCCATCTCCAACAATACCTCACCACAGATGAAGTGGAGTTGCCCGGCGCCCTCAAAACCATTTTGAATTTTAGTGAACCAAATTCACCACCAGCGCACCTCGCCTCAGCCACTATCACGAAAGCGGTGGAAACATTAGCCTATAAATATATTTCTGGAGAGACGATAAAAGAAGTAATTAAAGCGGTGGAAAAAATGCGCAAAGAAAAAATGGCATTCACCATCGACTTATTGGGAGAAGCGGTTATAACCGAAGTAGAAGCGCAATCATATTTACAAAATTATCTCGACTTAATCACCGAATTAAGTCAACAAGCCCAAAAATGGTCTAATATCCCCGAAATTGACCAAGCAGACGGGCAAAATCTCCCTAAAGTGCAAGTATCCGTCAAATTAACTGCATTTTACTCCCAATTTGACCCCGTTGACCCCGAAGGAAGCAAAGAAATCGTTTATCAGCGCACGAAACAACTACTCCGACACGCTGAAAAATACGGCGCGGCGGTGCATTTTGACATGGAACAATATGCCTACAAAGATGTTACCATCGCGCTGTTACAAGAGTTGTTGATGGAAGAAGAATTTAAACAGCGCACGGATATTGGTGTCACCATTCAAGGATATTTGCGCGACTCCATGAATGACTTGCAAAGTTGGCTTGATTGGGCTAAAAAACGGGGTAATCCTATTACAGTGCGATTGGTGAAGGGCGCTTATTGGGATCAAGAAACCATCAAATCTCAGCAAAATCACTGGCAACAGCCCGTATTTAACCAAAAAGCGGAAACTGATGTTAATTATGAAAATTTAACTCGTCTTCTCTTAGAGAATCATCAATATTTGAAGGGCGCTATCGCTTCCCACAACGTGCGCACTCAAGCGCACGCCATCGCTATCGCCGAAACCTTGCAGATACCAAGAAGCCGTTTTGAGTGCCAAATCCTCTACGGCATGGGTGAAACCCTCGCTAAAGCCATCGTGAAAAGAGGGCATCGAGTCAGAGTTTATTCTCCTTACGGGCGCTTGTTACCCGGTATGGCTTATCTCATTCGTCGTTTACTAGAAAATACCGCTAATAGTTCCTTTTTACGCCAAAATTCCGAAGAAAAACCCGTTGATGAATTAATTGCACCCCCTCAAGTGCTGGAATCTCTGCCTAGCTTCAAAAATCAGCAGTTTCCCGGCGCCCCTGACACTGATTACGGGCGTGAAGATAATCTCAACAAAGCTAGAGAAGCCTTACAAACCGTTAAAAATCAGTTAGGTAAAACCTATTTACCTCTCATTAACGGGGAATATGTCGAAACTGAGAGTTATATCGATTCTGTTAACCCTTCCAATCCTAGGGAAATTGTCGGTAAAATCGGTTTAATTTCCATCGCCCAAGCAGATGAAGCCATGGCAAGTGCCAAAGAAGCCTTTAAAACATGGAGTAAAACTCCTGTGAGGATTAGGGCTGGAATTTTGCGCAAAGCAGGGGAAATTATGGAAACGAGACGCCATGAATTAACCGCTTGGATGTGTTATGAAGTGGGTAAAATCATCAAAGAAGGGGATCCAGAAATCTCTGAAGCCATTGATTTTTGTCGCTATTATGCTGATGAAATGGAACGTTTAGATCAAGGTTATAATTATGATGTTGCCGGGGAAAATGATCGTTATTTTTATCAACCCAAAGGCATTGCGCTGATTATTTCCCCTTGGAATTTTCCCTTTGCTATCGCTACTGGCATGACGGTGGGCGCTTTAGTTGCTGGTAATTGCGCTTTATTGAAACCTGCTGCCACTAGCACGGTGATTGGCGCGAAAATTGCGGAAATCTTGGTGGAAGCTGGGATTCCTGCTGGTGTGTTTCAGTATATACCGGGTAAGGGTTCAGTGGTGGGTGATTACTTAGTGAAACATCCTGACATACATTTAATCGCTTTTACGGGATCGAGGGAAGTGGGTTGTAAAATTTATGCTGATGCTAGTATTGTGCAACCAAAACAAAAACACCTTAAGCGCGTGATTGCGGAAATGGGCGGGAAAAATGCCATTATTATCGATGAAAGCGCAGATTTAGATCAAGGGGTGGCTGGGGTGGTGCAATCTGCTTTCGGTTTTAGTGGGCAAAAATGCTCTGCTTGTAGTCGAGTGATTGTCTTGAAACCTGTTTATGATGCCTTTGTAGAGCGTTTAATCGGTGCTGTAGAATCTATTAACGTGGGGGATGCCCAAAATCCTAGTACAAAAGTAGGTCCTGTTATTGATGACAGCGCCCGTCGCCGTATCTTAGAATATATCGAACAAGGTAAAAAAGAAGCTACTTTGGCTTTTCAAGGGGAAACTCCCGAAAATGGTTATTTTGTCCCTCCCACTGTTTTCAAAGATGTTACACCTGATGCAACCATTGCCCAAGAGGAAATTTTTGGACCTGTTTTAGCGGTAATCAAAGCGGAAAATTTTGATGATGCTTTAGCCATTGCCAACGGCACGGATTACGCCTTGACGGGGGGTTTATACTCGCGCACTCCAGCGCACATCGACAGGGCATATCGTGAGTTTGAGGTGGGCAACGTTTATATTAATCGGGGGATTACGGGCGCTATTGTGGCACGTCAACCTTTCGGCGGTTTTAAATTGTCGGGAGTAGGCTCAAAAGCTGGTGGTCCTGATTATTTGTTACAATTTCTTGAGCCTAGAGTAGTGACGGAAAATATCCAGCGACAAGGTTTTGCACCGATTGAGGGCGCTGATTATTAA
- a CDS encoding DNA-directed RNA polymerase subunit omega, producing MLKKNNFDSGQIMYRSDELMEAASNRYKITVQVAKRAKQRRFEDFDNLEEVMKPVLRAIIEMSDELTQPEIISDD from the coding sequence ATGTTGAAAAAGAATAACTTTGATTCAGGACAAATTATGTATCGCAGTGATGAGTTAATGGAAGCGGCATCCAACCGCTACAAAATCACTGTGCAAGTGGCAAAAAGGGCGAAACAAAGACGTTTTGAAGATTTTGATAATCTTGAAGAGGTGATGAAACCTGTGTTAAGGGCTATCATTGAAATGTCCGATGAGTTGACTCAACCTGAAATTATCAGTGATGATTAA
- a CDS encoding dynamin family protein, with protein sequence MTSSLINNYSGFESWKKQNQELEAICGALLQQVNKGLNEGINSEKLLTEVKKTLQKLKSQRFRVAIIGEFSKGKSTLLNAWLGEEVQPVSTAPCTGQISILKHGSRKKVICHYKNGHKEEISFEEYHQKVSISEDLDHDDLKSLSEELHHSNIKEIILEHPELTLCQNGVEIVDSPGLNEHPNRSDITKQLINDTDAIIFLTSVNPLLTQGERELLEEIRLEVNNGNKRQSASNLFIVINFFDLIRKEKDRESVEQRVNKLLLGQDAIITDRNRIHFISAQSALDGILARKQDDYVTSFQFFTQSVEQFLTHELGDIKINQTKRELNNLLNLYNSELEQFKKLITGKIKISQQNKQKIFDCIGEATGRDYKMRSLINFILEDVIENLLESWSEWVENLADRLVENREKWTSSQENKQAKMSDYARQFSNNLELDFHNNFESKILSDYLEDYIKLLDEEINNNINAIKNNLESLDLEIGSNLVNQFSLSIANMKQDINLKLFVSKEDSESGAGVFGFGSGVFVAGLLSIFTGGLFLPVALGAAAGGFLGFLVDDDPKQKVLEKGWEKFTESAEDIYSKVQEKIIALFQDRLDVTIQVIEESISICEELINQNNLAYQKTVKSTQITLNNIEQKCRYLEKLKTHLY encoded by the coding sequence ATGACTTCTTCGCTAATTAATAACTATTCGGGTTTTGAATCTTGGAAAAAACAAAATCAAGAATTAGAAGCCATCTGTGGTGCTTTACTACAGCAAGTAAATAAAGGACTTAATGAAGGTATTAATTCCGAAAAGTTATTAACTGAAGTAAAAAAGACATTACAAAAACTTAAATCTCAGCGTTTCAGAGTTGCTATTATTGGAGAATTTAGCAAAGGAAAATCAACTTTACTTAATGCGTGGCTAGGAGAAGAAGTACAGCCAGTTAGTACAGCTCCCTGCACTGGTCAAATTAGTATCCTTAAACACGGCAGTAGAAAAAAGGTAATTTGTCACTATAAAAATGGACACAAAGAAGAAATCTCCTTTGAGGAATATCACCAAAAAGTAAGCATATCAGAAGATTTGGATCATGATGATTTAAAATCTTTATCAGAAGAATTACATCATTCCAACATCAAAGAAATTATTTTAGAGCATCCTGAATTGACTTTATGTCAAAATGGCGTAGAAATTGTTGACTCCCCTGGATTAAATGAACATCCTAACAGAAGTGATATTACTAAGCAATTAATTAATGATACTGATGCGATAATTTTTTTAACCAGTGTTAATCCTCTATTGACGCAAGGGGAAAGGGAATTATTGGAAGAAATCAGATTAGAAGTTAATAATGGTAATAAAAGGCAATCAGCCAGTAATCTTTTTATTGTAATCAATTTTTTTGACTTAATACGCAAAGAAAAAGATCGTGAAAGTGTTGAGCAAAGAGTTAACAAATTGTTATTAGGGCAAGATGCAATAATAACTGATCGTAATCGTATTCATTTTATTTCCGCCCAATCTGCCCTTGATGGAATTTTAGCAAGGAAACAAGATGATTACGTTACATCATTTCAATTTTTCACTCAATCAGTCGAGCAATTTTTAACTCATGAACTTGGTGACATTAAAATTAATCAAACTAAACGAGAACTTAATAACTTACTCAATCTTTATAATTCAGAGTTAGAACAGTTTAAAAAATTAATTACTGGGAAAATAAAAATTTCCCAGCAAAATAAACAAAAAATATTTGACTGTATTGGCGAAGCAACTGGTAGAGATTATAAAATGCGTTCTTTGATTAATTTTATATTAGAAGATGTAATAGAAAATCTTTTAGAGTCTTGGAGTGAATGGGTTGAAAATTTAGCAGATCGATTAGTGGAAAACAGAGAAAAATGGACTTCTAGTCAAGAAAATAAACAGGCGAAAATGAGTGATTATGCTCGACAATTTAGCAATAATTTAGAACTAGATTTTCATAATAATTTTGAATCAAAGATACTATCTGATTATTTAGAGGATTATATTAAATTATTAGATGAAGAAATCAATAATAATATAAATGCAATTAAAAATAATCTTGAGTCTTTAGATTTAGAAATTGGCTCAAATTTAGTTAATCAATTTAGTTTATCAATAGCAAATATGAAGCAAGATATTAATTTAAAGCTATTTGTATCAAAAGAAGACAGTGAAAGTGGAGCTGGAGTTTTTGGCTTTGGAAGTGGTGTATTTGTAGCCGGTTTATTATCAATATTTACTGGAGGGCTTTTTCTTCCTGTTGCACTTGGCGCTGCTGCTGGAGGTTTCTTAGGTTTCTTGGTTGACGATGATCCCAAACAAAAAGTATTAGAAAAGGGTTGGGAAAAATTTACTGAGTCGGCAGAAGATATTTATAGTAAGGTACAGGAAAAAATTATTGCTCTTTTTCAAGATAGATTAGATGTTACTATTCAAGTTATTGAGGAATCAATATCTATTTGTGAAGAGTTAATCAACCAGAATAATTTAGCTTACCAAAAAACGGTAAAATCAACTCAAATAACCTTAAATAATATTGAACAAAAATGTAGATATTTAGAAAAGTTAAAAACTCATTTATATTAA